The Thermus brockianus genome window below encodes:
- a CDS encoding alpha/beta hydrolase, producing MDARKLLLLFLLAATLLALGVVGVSFYFLRPLKAEPWVEGALKGTGLEVREASYGLELSPKNPKALFAFYPGARVEPLAYAPVLAPVAQAGYQVVLLKVPSGIALLAKEEALKAKAAHPNLPLVVGGHSLGGVAAADLAAREKLPLILFASYPEGDLSRETFPTLALYGTEDGLLPREEAREKAKRLPRNARIAFIPGLNHAGFGAYGPQKGDRPAQRPREELWQEVQEEVLLFLESLGWDTPPPPQALR from the coding sequence GTGGACGCCCGTAAGCTCCTCCTCCTTTTCCTCCTCGCCGCCACCCTCCTGGCCCTGGGGGTTGTGGGGGTGAGCTTCTACTTTTTGAGGCCCCTTAAGGCCGAGCCCTGGGTGGAAGGGGCCCTAAAGGGCACGGGCCTGGAGGTGAGGGAAGCCTCCTATGGCCTGGAGCTCTCTCCCAAGAACCCGAAGGCCCTCTTCGCCTTCTACCCCGGGGCCCGGGTGGAGCCCTTGGCCTACGCCCCGGTACTGGCCCCCGTGGCCCAGGCGGGGTACCAGGTGGTCCTCCTAAAGGTTCCCTCGGGCATCGCCCTTCTGGCCAAAGAGGAAGCCCTGAAGGCCAAGGCCGCCCACCCGAACCTCCCCCTGGTGGTGGGGGGGCATAGCCTGGGCGGGGTGGCGGCGGCGGACCTGGCCGCCCGGGAGAAGCTCCCCCTGATCCTCTTCGCCAGCTACCCCGAAGGGGACCTTTCCCGGGAAACCTTCCCCACCCTGGCCCTTTACGGCACGGAAGATGGCCTCCTTCCCCGAGAAGAAGCCCGGGAGAAGGCGAAACGGCTTCCCCGAAACGCCCGCATCGCCTTCATCCCTGGGCTCAACCATGCGGGCTTCGGCGCCTACGGCCCGCAAAAGGGCGACCGCCCGGCCCAAAGGCCCCGGGAAGAGCTTTGGCAAGAGGTCCAAGAGGAGGTGCTCCTCTTCCTGGAAAGCCTAGGCTGGGACACCCCTCCCCCACCCCAAGCACTACGCTAA
- a CDS encoding efflux RND transporter permease subunit yields MRENPLVAFFVERFVFATAIFVGLVLVGLLLGLGLGVELLPRFSVPVVAVSTSYPGAGPEEVAEQVSKPLEDALSTLSGVDTIGSSSTEGFSLVFVQFQQGVDVDRAAVEVSQKVAAARGQLPRDASAPVVQKFDPSASPILYIALEAPGEDLSQVLRYAERTLKPKLQLVQGVADIRLTGAPKRAVRVYLDPDRLQALGVSPLQVVQALSQSALNLPLGSLTEGERRLVYTLRNTPATAEEVANLLLDANRGLRVKDVARVAEESESPTTLNRLNGRPAVLLAVVKTPDANAVAVADGVRKALQEIPLPKGYRAEIALDTTRFIRAAVQDTVREAFLAALAVSLVVLVFLGKLNSVFSVILAIPITLSGAILLYGVLGFTYNLISLLALTVAVGIVVDDSIVVAENIDRYRRMGYGLKEAVLKGASEVSVAVAAATLSLLAVFLPISFLPGIIGQIFQQFGLGMAAAIAVSWLEALLFLTVRLAYFPDPDPPSVKEALLALRRFPSDLRFAYRRGYRGPTGLLLGLLSAFLLYRQGLPYLLLLPLYPALLALLRYLGRLFLDLAGAMARSLHTAAESGLERLTEAYAQSLKGALARPGLVLGIAALAFFSIFPILPRIPFNFTPRSDTGVLTATLLLPKDTPLPISDRAARTLEAYFLAHPAVSRVVTTVGASATGGAQVGDPSRVQLQIVLKPKGEREDIFALTEAFNREGKALLKDFPGADLRVLAQTGPEAGDADLQFFLVSPDRKLLEERTGAIVDLIAEKPYVLNVKSTLEATQRERVFVPDPARLSGTGLTPQDVAQALRLYLSGTQAATARRGGEEFPIVVQADPLRLGKEGDLLSLPIYAPNLQAFLPLSSLGSFQERPGPTLISRRNQAYAAGININLRPDAPGSFQIQQELTQEFQEKGLLGDGVELVATGLGSFTGELARLAPLAFLLALVLNYLVIASQFNAWRYPLYLLLPVPLALVGAFWLTYLLGTGLDVISVLGVVMLIGLVTKNAILLLDFAVKRMREMPLKEALVEAARLRLRPILMTTLTVLIISLPLLLGTGEGAEYRRPLGVIILGGLLSSTLLTLFVVPAAFYTFEGRRAKAPVLR; encoded by the coding sequence GTGAGGGAAAACCCCTTGGTGGCCTTCTTCGTGGAGCGCTTCGTCTTCGCCACGGCCATCTTCGTGGGGCTCGTGCTGGTGGGGCTCCTTTTGGGGCTAGGCCTTGGGGTGGAGCTCCTTCCCCGCTTCAGCGTGCCGGTGGTAGCGGTGTCCACCAGCTACCCCGGGGCCGGCCCCGAGGAGGTGGCGGAGCAGGTATCCAAGCCCCTGGAGGACGCCCTTTCCACCCTGAGTGGGGTGGACACCATCGGTTCCAGCTCCACGGAAGGGTTTAGCCTGGTCTTCGTCCAGTTCCAGCAAGGGGTGGACGTGGACCGGGCAGCGGTGGAGGTGAGCCAAAAGGTGGCCGCCGCCCGGGGGCAACTCCCCCGGGACGCCTCCGCCCCCGTGGTGCAGAAGTTTGACCCTTCGGCGAGCCCCATCCTCTACATCGCCCTCGAGGCCCCCGGGGAGGACCTCTCCCAGGTCCTCCGCTACGCCGAGCGCACCCTGAAGCCCAAGCTCCAGCTGGTCCAAGGGGTGGCGGACATCCGCCTCACCGGGGCCCCAAAGCGGGCCGTCCGCGTCTACCTGGACCCCGACCGCCTCCAGGCCTTGGGCGTCTCCCCCCTCCAGGTGGTCCAAGCCCTCTCCCAGTCGGCCCTCAACCTCCCCTTGGGAAGCCTCACGGAAGGGGAGAGGCGCCTCGTCTATACCCTAAGGAACACCCCCGCCACGGCGGAGGAGGTGGCCAACCTCCTCCTGGACGCCAACCGGGGCCTACGGGTGAAGGACGTGGCCCGGGTGGCGGAGGAGAGCGAAAGCCCCACCACCCTAAACCGCCTAAACGGACGCCCCGCCGTCCTCCTCGCCGTGGTGAAAACCCCCGACGCCAACGCCGTGGCCGTGGCGGACGGCGTTAGGAAGGCCCTTCAGGAAATCCCCTTGCCCAAGGGGTACCGGGCGGAAATCGCCCTGGACACCACCCGCTTCATCCGGGCGGCGGTGCAGGACACGGTGCGGGAAGCCTTCTTGGCCGCCTTGGCCGTGTCCTTGGTGGTCCTCGTCTTCTTGGGGAAGCTCAACTCCGTCTTCTCCGTGATCCTCGCCATCCCCATCACCCTTTCGGGGGCCATCCTCCTCTACGGGGTCTTGGGCTTCACCTACAACCTCATCAGCCTCCTGGCCCTGACCGTGGCGGTGGGCATCGTGGTGGACGATTCCATCGTGGTGGCGGAGAACATTGACCGCTACCGCAGGATGGGCTATGGCCTGAAGGAAGCGGTGCTCAAGGGGGCGAGCGAGGTGAGCGTGGCCGTGGCCGCCGCTACCCTAAGCCTCCTCGCTGTCTTCCTCCCCATCAGCTTCCTCCCCGGGATCATCGGCCAGATCTTCCAGCAGTTCGGCCTGGGCATGGCGGCGGCCATCGCCGTGAGCTGGCTGGAAGCCCTCCTCTTCCTCACCGTGCGCCTGGCCTACTTCCCCGACCCCGACCCCCCGAGCGTAAAGGAAGCCCTCTTGGCCCTAAGGCGCTTCCCCTCGGACCTGCGCTTTGCCTACCGTAGGGGCTACCGGGGCCCCACGGGGCTCCTTCTGGGCCTCCTTTCCGCCTTTCTCCTTTACCGGCAAGGGCTTCCTTACCTCCTTCTCCTCCCCCTTTACCCGGCCCTTCTGGCCCTCCTACGCTACCTCGGCCGCCTCTTCTTGGACCTGGCGGGGGCCATGGCCCGAAGCCTCCACACCGCCGCCGAAAGCGGCCTAGAGCGCCTCACGGAGGCCTACGCCCAAAGCCTAAAGGGCGCCCTGGCCCGCCCCGGCCTGGTCCTGGGGATAGCCGCCTTGGCCTTCTTCTCCATCTTCCCCATCCTGCCCCGCATCCCCTTCAACTTCACCCCCCGCTCGGACACCGGGGTCCTCACCGCCACCCTCCTCCTCCCCAAGGACACCCCCCTCCCCATATCCGACCGGGCGGCCCGGACCCTGGAGGCTTACTTTCTCGCCCATCCCGCCGTGAGCCGCGTGGTGACCACCGTGGGGGCGAGCGCCACCGGGGGAGCCCAGGTGGGGGACCCCTCCCGGGTGCAGCTCCAGATCGTCCTCAAGCCCAAGGGGGAGCGGGAGGACATCTTCGCCCTCACGGAGGCTTTCAACCGCGAGGGCAAGGCCCTCCTAAAAGACTTTCCCGGGGCCGACCTCCGGGTCTTGGCCCAGACGGGGCCCGAGGCGGGGGATGCCGACCTCCAGTTCTTCCTGGTGAGCCCAGACCGGAAACTCCTGGAGGAGCGCACCGGGGCCATCGTGGACCTCATCGCCGAAAAACCTTACGTGCTGAACGTGAAGAGCACCCTCGAGGCCACCCAACGGGAACGGGTCTTCGTCCCCGATCCCGCCAGGCTTTCCGGCACCGGCCTCACCCCCCAGGACGTGGCCCAGGCCTTAAGGCTTTACCTCTCGGGCACCCAGGCGGCCACGGCCCGCCGGGGCGGGGAGGAGTTCCCCATCGTGGTCCAGGCCGATCCCTTGCGCCTGGGCAAGGAAGGTGACCTCCTTTCCCTGCCCATCTACGCCCCCAACCTTCAGGCCTTCCTGCCCCTTTCCAGTCTGGGCAGTTTCCAAGAACGTCCCGGCCCCACCCTTATCTCCCGCCGCAACCAAGCCTACGCCGCCGGAATCAACATCAACCTCCGCCCCGACGCCCCAGGAAGCTTCCAGATCCAGCAGGAACTCACCCAAGAGTTCCAGGAGAAGGGGCTTTTGGGGGACGGGGTGGAGCTTGTGGCCACGGGCCTTGGGAGCTTCACCGGGGAGCTCGCCCGCCTGGCCCCCCTGGCCTTCCTCCTGGCCCTGGTCCTCAACTACCTGGTCATCGCCAGCCAGTTCAACGCCTGGCGCTACCCCCTTTACCTCCTCCTCCCCGTACCCCTCGCCCTGGTGGGGGCTTTTTGGCTCACCTACCTCCTGGGCACGGGCCTGGACGTGATCAGCGTGCTGGGGGTGGTGATGCTCATCGGCCTCGTGACCAAAAACGCCATCCTCCTCCTGGACTTCGCCGTGAAGCGCATGCGGGAAATGCCCCTGAAAGAGGCCCTGGTGGAGGCGGCCCGGCTAAGGCTCAGGCCCATCCTCATGACCACCCTCACCGTGCTCATCATCAGCCTTCCCCTCCTTTTGGGCACCGGAGAGGGGGCGGAGTACCGGAGGCCTTTGGGGGTCATCATCCTGGGCGGGCTCCTCTCCTCCACCCTCCTCACCCTCTTCGTGGTGCCCGCCGCCTTCTATACCTTTGAGGGCAGAAGGGCCAAAGCCCCCGTCCTGAGGTGA
- a CDS encoding carboxymuconolactone decarboxylase family protein — MERTHEKVLQAMRDNLGEGLPEAIPLLAEKAPGLLLEHGRSWTFAMPEKGALDEKTRTLILLGIALATGAPSCVKAMAHRAKRLGVSKEELLETLKIARQAQANAVLGHATPLLEVL; from the coding sequence ATGGAGCGCACCCACGAAAAGGTGTTGCAAGCGATGCGGGACAATCTGGGCGAGGGCCTCCCCGAGGCCATTCCCCTCTTGGCGGAGAAGGCCCCGGGGCTTCTTCTGGAGCACGGCCGCAGCTGGACCTTTGCCATGCCGGAAAAGGGAGCCCTGGACGAGAAAACCCGCACCCTTATCCTTCTCGGCATCGCCCTGGCCACGGGCGCTCCCTCCTGCGTGAAGGCCATGGCCCACCGGGCCAAGCGCCTTGGCGTTTCCAAGGAGGAGCTCTTGGAAACCTTAAAAATCGCCCGTCAGGCCCAGGCCAACGCGGTCTTAGGACACGCCACGCCCCTTTTGGAGGTGTTATAG
- a CDS encoding efflux RND transporter periplasmic adaptor subunit, with protein MKRLWLLLPLLLAACAPKKAEAPAPEAPSPLRVEVRAVAAMRGVLERESKASATLQAERDSLVAAGASGRVVRTLPAGSQVQAGEGVVFLDPAPFQEALEAARLNLKQAEANLERARNQLAGNRKALAAQLQAAETQLQAARRRYEEGKALLEAGALAPLDLKALEANLHQAESAYENAREALARLERAEDIRLLELQVEAARLQVRQAERNLKESVVRAPFAGEVVEVFVKEGEFLGVGSRAFRLATTDRLLARLYLPPEKAQALTPETPFTLRQNGKETPAALLRKTDLPGQTRLVEVVLKPQDPLLPGPAEVRYRERVAEGILLPAGAVRAEGGQGVVYLLEGGRARRQPVRLVAQEGNRAVVEGLPEGAKVIYPVPEGLRDGDTVEVVP; from the coding sequence ATGAAGCGCCTTTGGCTCCTCCTTCCCCTCCTCCTCGCCGCCTGCGCTCCCAAGAAGGCCGAGGCCCCCGCCCCCGAGGCCCCAAGCCCCTTGCGGGTGGAGGTGCGGGCGGTGGCGGCCATGCGCGGGGTCCTGGAACGGGAGAGCAAGGCCTCTGCCACCTTGCAGGCGGAGCGGGACAGCCTGGTGGCCGCCGGGGCCTCGGGACGGGTGGTCCGGACCTTGCCGGCGGGAAGCCAGGTGCAGGCCGGGGAAGGCGTGGTCTTCCTGGACCCCGCCCCCTTCCAGGAGGCCCTGGAGGCGGCGAGGCTCAACCTCAAGCAGGCCGAGGCCAACCTGGAAAGGGCCAGGAACCAGCTTGCGGGGAACCGCAAGGCCCTCGCCGCCCAGCTCCAGGCGGCGGAAACCCAGCTCCAGGCAGCTAGGCGCCGCTACGAGGAGGGCAAAGCCCTTTTGGAGGCCGGTGCCCTGGCCCCCTTGGACCTAAAGGCCCTGGAGGCCAACCTCCACCAGGCGGAAAGCGCCTACGAGAACGCCAGGGAGGCCCTGGCCCGTTTGGAGCGGGCCGAGGACATCCGCCTCCTGGAGCTCCAGGTGGAGGCGGCCAGGCTCCAGGTGCGCCAAGCGGAGCGGAACCTTAAGGAGAGCGTGGTCCGGGCCCCCTTCGCCGGGGAGGTGGTAGAGGTCTTCGTGAAGGAAGGCGAGTTCTTGGGGGTGGGAAGCCGCGCCTTCCGCCTGGCCACCACGGACCGGCTCCTCGCCCGGCTTTACCTGCCCCCGGAAAAGGCCCAGGCCCTAACCCCAGAAACCCCCTTCACCTTGCGGCAAAACGGCAAGGAAACCCCGGCAGCCCTCCTGCGGAAAACGGACCTGCCGGGCCAGACCCGGCTGGTGGAGGTGGTGCTTAAGCCCCAAGACCCCCTCCTTCCCGGCCCCGCCGAGGTGCGCTACCGGGAACGGGTGGCGGAAGGCATCCTCCTCCCCGCAGGGGCGGTGCGGGCCGAGGGAGGGCAGGGGGTGGTGTACCTCCTGGAGGGCGGAAGGGCGAGGAGGCAGCCGGTGCGCCTGGTGGCCCAGGAGGGGAACAGGGCGGTGGTGGAGGGCCTTCCCGAGGGCGCTAAGGTCATCTACCCCGTGCCCGAAGGGCTTAGGGACGGGGACACCGTGGAGGTGGTGCCGTGA